A single region of the Lycium barbarum isolate Lr01 chromosome 2, ASM1917538v2, whole genome shotgun sequence genome encodes:
- the LOC132626551 gene encoding photosystem II protein D1-like, with amino-acid sequence MTAILERRESESLWGRFCNWITSTENRLYIGWFGVLMIPTLLTATSVFIIAFIAAPPVDIDGIREPVSGSLLYGNNIISGAIIPTSAAIGLHFYPIWEAASVDEWLYNGGPYELIVLHFLLGVACYMGREWELSFRLGMRPWIAVAYSAPVAAATAVFLIYPIGQGSFSDGMPLGISSTFNFMIVFQAEHNILMHPFHMLGVAGVFGGSLFSAMHGSLVTSSLIRETTENESANEGYRFGQEEETYNIVAAHGYFGRLIFQYASFNNSRSLHFFLAAWPVVGIWFTALGISTMAFNLNGFNFNQSVVDSQGRVINTWADIINRANLGMEVMHERNAHNFPLDLAAIEAPSTNG; translated from the coding sequence ATGACTGCAATTTTAGAGAGACGCGAAAGCGAAAGCCTATGGGGTCGCTTCTGTAACTGGATAACTAGCACTGAAAACCGTCTTTACATTGGATGGTTTGGTGTTTTGATGATCCCTACCTTATTGACGGCAACTTCTGTATTTATTATTGCCTTCATTGCTGCTCCTCCAGTAGACATTGATGGTATTCGTGAACCTGTTTCTGGGTCTCTACTTTACGGAAACAATATTATTTCCGGTGCCATTATTCCTACTTCTGCAGCTATAGGTTTACATTTTTACCCAATCTGGGAAGCGGCATCCGTTGATGAATGGTTATACAACGGTGGTCCTTATGAACTAATTGTTCTACACTTCTTACTTGGCGTAGCTTGTTACATGGGTCGTGAGTGGGAGCTTAGTTTCCGTCTGGGTATGCGACCTTGGATTGCTGTTGCATATTCAGCTCCTGTTGCAGCTGCTACCGCGGTTTTCTTGATCTACCCAATCGGTCAAGGAAGTTTTTCTGATGGTATGCCTCTAGGAATTTCTAGTACTTTCAATTTCATGATTGTATTCCAGGCTGAGCACAACATCCTTATGCACCCATTTCACATGTTAGGCGTAGCTGGTGTATTCGGCGGCTCCCTATTCAGTGCTATGCATGGTTCCTTGGTAACCTCTAGTTTGATCAGGGAAACCACAGAAAATGAATCTGCTAATGAAGGTTACAGATTCGGTCAAGAGGAAGAAACTTATAATATCGTAGCCGCTCATGGTTATTTTGGCCGATTGATCTTCCAATATGCTAGTTTCAACAACTCTCGTTCGTTACACTTCTTCCTAGCTGCTTGGCCTGTAGTAGGTATCTGGTTTACCGCTTTAGGTATCAGCACTATGGCTTTCAACCTAAATGGTTTCAATTTCAACCAATCTGTAGTTGACAGTCAAGGTCGTGTAATTAACACTTGGGCTGATATCATTAACCGTGCTAACCTTGGTATGGAAGTTATGCATGAACGTAATGCTCATAACTTCCCTCTAGACCTAGCTGCTATCGAAGCTCCATCTACAAATGGATAA